A window of the Euzebya pacifica genome harbors these coding sequences:
- a CDS encoding cell wall-binding repeat-containing protein — translation MPSSLRSVLPPVRSVSWRLFAPVVLLLAALLAVQPPTHAQTEGPTTEFEDNGASDWTSLEGEQAFLAAVAEGSDRVAITEIGRSLEDRPIQLVVLGEPAPPSVEEALTRPTMYFTCSVHGNEPAGREACLIELRDLAFSDDPAIVELLTTATVLFTPTVNPDGRNANARGNSTGADINRDHLNLRQAESQAVASVIRDWQPDAVLDMHEYGGSPVVYDDDITVLWPRNVNVDDTVYELAFSLVNDHIFPGVEERGFTADEYGLLSLGDVDLTQTAGNGDEGILRNLGGLRNSLGILVESSVLPRLVNPVDPTDVIDQGMSRRVASQSATIEVALEFLDERGAEIMAATAEARDRKAVEGAERSAPMYFDGQRQDTTIDGSGPPPSEEGTVDPPPCGYLLTAEQHAHVRQTLELLEIGWVELDDGTVEVPMGQAAEPLIHLLLDPRGARNHFTGTDATWEGDAEDVPVALDTCTPAVEEERLIRRIEGPTRPATAAAAAEITVVEADTVVIATTADYADALGGTVLARSLDAPLLLSDPARLSAPVEAEITRRGVTDAVLLGGVAALAPAVEDDLVELGVTVRRIAGDNRFETAGLIVDELGGLVGSGSVTVVEGEHADPARGWPDAVGAGVLDRPILLVNGERLPAETAQRLDDVDVTIIGGTAAVSRTVEAEIAAIASSVDRVAGDTRYGTSLAVHEARTLPSSGTGEALPSMWLASGRDWPEALVGAATGSLFLLVDGEDPEGSPETTGWLAANGDAFGTVNLVGTEDELSPAVEASLRELLG, via the coding sequence ATGCCCTCCTCACTGCGCTCCGTCCTGCCACCCGTACGCTCCGTGTCCTGGCGGCTGTTCGCCCCGGTGGTGCTGCTCCTCGCAGCGCTGCTGGCCGTGCAGCCCCCGACCCACGCCCAGACCGAGGGCCCGACGACGGAGTTCGAGGACAACGGCGCGTCGGACTGGACGTCGCTGGAGGGTGAGCAGGCGTTCCTCGCCGCCGTCGCCGAGGGCAGCGACCGGGTGGCGATCACCGAGATCGGCCGTTCGCTCGAGGACCGCCCGATCCAGCTGGTGGTGCTCGGCGAACCCGCGCCGCCGAGCGTCGAGGAGGCGCTGACCCGCCCGACGATGTACTTCACGTGCTCGGTCCACGGTAACGAACCCGCCGGCCGTGAGGCCTGCCTGATCGAGCTGCGCGACCTGGCCTTCAGCGACGACCCGGCGATCGTGGAGCTGCTGACGACGGCGACCGTGCTGTTCACGCCGACGGTCAACCCCGACGGCCGCAACGCCAACGCCCGCGGCAACTCCACCGGGGCCGACATCAACCGCGACCACCTCAACCTGCGCCAGGCCGAGTCACAGGCCGTCGCGTCGGTCATCCGTGACTGGCAGCCCGACGCGGTGCTCGACATGCACGAGTACGGCGGCTCGCCCGTGGTCTACGACGACGACATCACCGTCCTGTGGCCGCGCAACGTCAACGTCGACGACACCGTCTACGAGCTGGCGTTCTCGCTGGTCAACGACCACATCTTCCCCGGGGTGGAGGAGCGTGGCTTCACCGCCGACGAGTACGGCCTGCTGTCCCTCGGCGACGTCGACCTGACCCAGACCGCCGGCAACGGCGACGAGGGCATCCTTCGCAACCTCGGCGGGCTGCGCAACTCCCTGGGCATCCTCGTGGAGAGCTCCGTCCTCCCGCGGCTGGTCAACCCGGTCGACCCGACCGACGTGATCGACCAGGGCATGTCCCGCCGTGTGGCCTCGCAGAGCGCGACCATCGAGGTGGCGCTGGAGTTCCTCGACGAGCGCGGGGCCGAGATCATGGCGGCCACCGCCGAGGCGCGGGACCGCAAGGCGGTCGAGGGTGCCGAGCGGTCGGCCCCGATGTACTTCGACGGGCAGCGCCAGGACACGACCATCGACGGGTCCGGCCCGCCGCCCAGCGAAGAGGGCACCGTTGACCCGCCTCCCTGCGGGTACCTGCTGACCGCCGAGCAGCACGCGCACGTCCGCCAGACGCTCGAGCTGCTTGAGATCGGCTGGGTCGAGCTCGACGACGGCACGGTCGAGGTCCCCATGGGACAGGCCGCCGAACCGCTGATCCACCTGCTGCTCGACCCGCGTGGTGCCCGCAACCACTTCACCGGCACCGACGCCACGTGGGAGGGTGACGCCGAGGACGTGCCGGTTGCCCTGGACACCTGCACACCGGCGGTCGAGGAGGAGCGGTTGATCCGGCGGATCGAGGGTCCCACCCGTCCGGCCACCGCCGCAGCTGCCGCCGAGATCACCGTCGTCGAGGCCGACACCGTCGTCATCGCCACCACCGCTGACTACGCCGACGCCCTCGGCGGGACGGTCCTGGCCCGTTCGCTGGACGCCCCGCTGCTGCTGAGCGACCCGGCCCGGCTGTCGGCCCCGGTCGAGGCGGAGATCACCCGTCGAGGGGTGACCGACGCCGTCCTGCTCGGTGGCGTCGCGGCGCTGGCCCCGGCCGTCGAGGACGACCTGGTCGAGCTCGGCGTCACCGTGCGACGCATCGCTGGCGACAACCGCTTCGAGACCGCGGGCCTGATCGTCGACGAGCTCGGTGGGCTGGTCGGCTCGGGATCGGTGACCGTGGTCGAGGGCGAACACGCTGATCCCGCCCGTGGCTGGCCGGACGCCGTCGGCGCTGGCGTCCTGGACCGGCCGATCCTGCTGGTCAACGGCGAGCGGCTGCCCGCCGAGACCGCCCAGCGCCTCGACGACGTCGACGTGACGATCATCGGTGGGACCGCCGCGGTGTCACGGACCGTCGAGGCCGAGATCGCCGCGATCGCGTCGTCGGTGGACCGCGTGGCCGGGGACACCCGCTACGGCACGTCGCTGGCCGTGCACGAGGCCCGCACCCTCCCGTCCAGCGGGACGGGCGAGGCGCTGCCGTCGATGTGGCTGGCGTCGGGTCGTGACTGGCCCGAGGCGCTTGTCGGCGCGGCGACCGGCTCGCTGTTCCTCCTGGTCGACGGCGAGGACCCCGAGGGCTCGCCCGAGACGACCGGCTGGCTCGCCGCCAACGGCGATGCCTTCGGCACGGTCAACCTCGTCGGCACCGAGGACGAGCTGTCCCCGGCGGTCGAGGCGTCCCTGCGCGAGCTGCTCGGCTAG
- the pyrF gene encoding orotidine-5'-phosphate decarboxylase → MSNPLIAALDSADADQVVAWADQLAPECGHLKVGLQAFTASGPSLARAVVERGPVFLDLKLHDIPNTVAGAAAAVADLGVAMLTVHASGGPQMIAAAVKAAPDVAILAVTVLTSLDDDDMVAVGMRPVDEQVPRLAKLAIDAGAAGIVCAPSEVEAVRAAIGVDPLVVVPGIRPVGAATDDQARVATPAEALAAGASHLVVGRPITRATDPAAAAREIAATL, encoded by the coding sequence GTGAGCAACCCCCTGATCGCCGCGCTGGACAGCGCCGACGCCGACCAGGTCGTGGCCTGGGCCGACCAGCTGGCCCCCGAGTGCGGTCACCTGAAGGTCGGCCTGCAGGCGTTCACCGCCAGCGGCCCCTCCCTCGCCCGTGCGGTCGTCGAACGCGGCCCGGTCTTCCTCGACCTGAAGCTGCACGACATCCCCAACACCGTCGCCGGTGCCGCCGCTGCGGTCGCCGACCTCGGGGTGGCGATGCTGACCGTGCACGCCAGCGGTGGCCCGCAGATGATCGCCGCCGCCGTCAAGGCCGCCCCCGACGTGGCGATCCTCGCGGTGACCGTGCTGACCTCCCTCGACGACGACGACATGGTCGCGGTCGGGATGCGTCCCGTGGACGAGCAGGTCCCCCGCCTGGCCAAGCTGGCCATCGACGCCGGTGCCGCCGGCATCGTCTGCGCCCCCTCCGAGGTCGAGGCCGTCCGAGCGGCCATCGGCGTCGACCCGCTGGTCGTCGTCCCCGGCATCCGCCCCGTCGGCGCGGCCACCGACGACCAGGCCCGCGTGGCCACCCCCGCCGAGGCCCTCGCCGCCGGCGCCAGCCACCTCGTCGTCGGCCGCCCCATCACCCGCGCCACCGACCCCGCCGCCGCCGCCCGCGAGATCGCCGCGACCCTCTAG
- a CDS encoding Rdx family protein, translating to MPRAVGLTAEVLNAWAPLFADVRLVPGDRGVYDVTLDGELVYSKHATGRHAEPGEVRGIIESIIGPPVLEG from the coding sequence ATTCCACGCGCCGTCGGTCTGACGGCAGAGGTGTTGAACGCCTGGGCGCCGCTGTTCGCCGACGTCCGGCTGGTCCCCGGTGACCGGGGTGTCTACGACGTGACGCTCGACGGCGAGCTCGTCTACTCCAAGCACGCCACCGGACGCCACGCCGAGCCCGGCGAGGTGAGGGGCATCATCGAGTCGATCATCGGTCCGCCGGTGCTCGAGGGCTGA
- the rpoZ gene encoding DNA-directed RNA polymerase subunit omega: protein MTDGAFACRQVDGRRQPELAALDRPRRPLKHLDILRGTNAMATIDDLLARVDSKYTLVHLAAVRAREINNYYHSLGEGIGQYVRPLVEQVDSNKPLSIAMEEIAADKIVVQRPDEARARAAEALAADEDGEVVSLPQGEDAIIDDADDAPTEI, encoded by the coding sequence TTGACCGACGGCGCGTTCGCCTGCCGTCAGGTCGACGGCAGGCGGCAGCCCGAACTCGCGGCGCTGGACCGCCCTCGACGACCTCTCAAGCACCTCGACATCCTCAGGGGCACGAACGCCATGGCCACTATCGACGACCTCCTCGCCCGCGTGGACTCCAAGTACACGCTGGTGCACCTCGCGGCCGTGCGCGCCCGCGAGATCAACAACTACTACCACTCCCTCGGTGAGGGCATCGGGCAGTACGTCCGTCCCCTCGTCGAGCAGGTGGACTCCAACAAGCCGCTGTCGATCGCCATGGAGGAGATCGCAGCCGACAAGATCGTCGTGCAGCGTCCCGACGAGGCTCGCGCCCGCGCCGCCGAGGCCCTCGCGGCCGACGAGGACGGCGAGGTCGTCTCCCTGCCGCAGGGCGAGGACGCCATCATCGACGACGCCGACGACGCGCCGACCGAGATCTAG
- the metK gene encoding methionine adenosyltransferase produces the protein MARSWQFTSESVTEGHPDKVADQVSDAVLDAVLANDSNPWDARVACETLVNTGLIVVAGEIRTDAYVDIAAIARETVAGIGYDSFDAGFDGRLCGVLVTIDPQSPDIAGGVDSALESRTEPTGDELDKLGAGDQGMMFGYATNETESLMPLPIDLAHKLAKQLAAVRHSGEVDYLRPDGKTQVTVRYEGNTPVAIERVLISTQHKPGIDIATQMRPELQEKVISAVLPSDLAFDAADFLCNPSGKFELGGPQADAGLTGRKIIVDTYGGMARHGGGAFSGKDSTKVDRSAAYAARWVAKNVVAAGLAERAELQVAYAIGVAHPVSVMLDTFGTETQDVDKILAGIKEVFDLRPAAIIRDLGLREPIFSPTAAYGHFGRDEFPWEATDRADALRSAAGA, from the coding sequence ATGGCGCGTTCATGGCAGTTCACCTCCGAGTCCGTGACGGAGGGCCACCCCGACAAGGTGGCAGACCAGGTCTCCGACGCGGTCCTCGACGCGGTGCTCGCCAACGACTCCAACCCGTGGGACGCCCGCGTGGCCTGCGAGACGCTGGTCAACACCGGCCTGATCGTCGTCGCCGGTGAGATCCGCACCGACGCCTACGTCGACATCGCCGCCATCGCCCGCGAGACCGTCGCCGGGATCGGCTACGACAGCTTCGACGCGGGCTTCGACGGCCGCCTCTGCGGTGTGCTGGTCACCATCGACCCGCAGTCGCCTGACATCGCCGGTGGCGTCGACTCGGCGCTGGAGTCCCGCACCGAGCCGACCGGCGACGAGCTGGACAAGCTGGGCGCCGGCGACCAGGGGATGATGTTCGGCTACGCGACCAACGAGACCGAGTCGCTGATGCCGCTGCCGATCGACCTGGCCCACAAGCTGGCCAAGCAGCTGGCGGCCGTCCGCCACTCCGGCGAGGTCGACTACCTGCGCCCCGACGGCAAGACCCAGGTCACCGTCCGCTACGAGGGCAACACCCCCGTCGCCATCGAGCGCGTCCTCATCTCCACCCAGCACAAGCCGGGCATCGACATCGCAACCCAGATGCGCCCCGAGCTGCAGGAGAAGGTCATCTCCGCCGTGCTGCCGTCGGACCTGGCGTTCGACGCCGCCGACTTCCTCTGCAACCCCTCGGGCAAGTTCGAGCTGGGTGGCCCCCAGGCCGATGCCGGCCTGACCGGCCGCAAGATCATCGTCGACACCTACGGCGGCATGGCCCGCCACGGTGGCGGGGCGTTCTCCGGCAAGGACTCCACCAAGGTCGACCGGTCGGCCGCCTACGCCGCTCGCTGGGTCGCCAAGAACGTCGTCGCGGCCGGGCTCGCCGAGCGCGCCGAGCTGCAGGTCGCCTACGCCATCGGGGTGGCCCACCCCGTCTCGGTCATGCTGGACACCTTCGGCACCGAGACCCAGGACGTCGACAAGATCCTCGCCGGGATCAAGGAGGTCTTCGACCTGCGGCCGGCCGCGATCATCCGTGACCTCGGCCTGCGCGAGCCGATCTTCTCCCCGACCGCGGCGTACGGCCACTTCGGCCGTGACGAGTTCCCGTGGGAGGCCACCGACCGGGCCGACGCGCTGCGCTCGGCCGCCGGCGCGTAG
- a CDS encoding bifunctional helix-turn-helix transcriptional regulator/GNAT family N-acetyltransferase → MSDDVAVLRAFNRRYTQHIGVLEDRFLGRGRPLAESRLLFEVGLDGSTVLELRERLSLDSGYVSRLLRSLEDTGLVTVAADPTDGRRRLVELTAAGTEEWEELDRRSDELAAGLLDPLGPTQRDRLREALGTAERLLRAATAEFVVVDPLSEEALTAMGRYLAEIADRGVGGGASLGAASDGAETMRRPDGVFVLVRSDGEVVGCGGVRPLGDGIGEVKRMWVSPAVRGTGMGRRLLDHLEAWVLRLGHDVVRLDTNGVLTQAITMYESAGYTPIERYNDNPHAERFYEKRLR, encoded by the coding sequence ATGAGCGATGACGTGGCCGTGCTGCGGGCCTTCAACCGGCGCTACACCCAGCACATCGGCGTGCTGGAGGATCGGTTCCTCGGGCGGGGACGGCCGCTGGCCGAGTCCCGCCTGCTGTTCGAGGTGGGACTGGACGGGTCGACGGTGCTGGAGCTGCGCGAACGGTTGTCGCTGGACTCCGGCTACGTCAGCCGGCTGCTGCGGAGCCTGGAGGACACCGGCCTGGTGACCGTCGCGGCCGATCCGACGGACGGTCGTCGTCGTCTGGTCGAGCTGACGGCTGCGGGCACGGAGGAGTGGGAGGAGCTGGATCGCCGGTCCGACGAGCTCGCTGCCGGGTTGCTGGATCCGCTCGGGCCGACCCAGCGGGACCGGCTGCGGGAGGCCCTGGGGACGGCGGAGCGGCTGCTGCGTGCCGCCACGGCGGAGTTCGTCGTGGTCGACCCGTTGTCGGAGGAGGCGCTGACGGCGATGGGGCGCTACCTGGCCGAGATCGCTGATCGCGGGGTCGGTGGTGGGGCGTCGCTCGGCGCGGCCAGCGACGGGGCAGAGACCATGCGGCGTCCCGACGGCGTCTTCGTGCTGGTCCGCAGCGACGGTGAGGTCGTCGGCTGCGGCGGCGTGCGCCCGCTGGGTGACGGGATCGGAGAGGTGAAGCGGATGTGGGTGTCCCCGGCGGTCCGCGGCACGGGCATGGGCCGTCGGCTGCTCGACCACCTGGAGGCGTGGGTCCTGCGCCTGGGCCACGACGTCGTGCGGCTGGACACCAACGGGGTGCTGACCCAGGCCATCACCATGTACGAGTCGGCCGGCTACACCCCGATCGAGCGCTACAACGACAACCCCCACGCCGAGCGGTTCTACGAGAAGCGCCTGCGCTGA
- the def gene encoding peptide deformylase produces the protein MSTLPIRLFGDPVLRQRANEVTEFDDKLRRLADDMMETMRASSGAGLAANQVGVLKRLFTWEAPDPSGEGFASGAVVNPDITFESEEIQEGEEGCLSFPGLFYPTARPLEVHITAQDVFGEDVEMEGVGLLARIIAHEIDHLNGILFIEHLEKHDRKDAMRRIRRGELENPPAPEGEVL, from the coding sequence GTGTCGACACTGCCAATCCGCCTCTTCGGTGACCCGGTGCTGCGCCAGCGCGCCAACGAGGTCACCGAGTTCGACGACAAGCTCCGCCGCCTGGCCGACGACATGATGGAGACGATGCGCGCCAGCAGCGGTGCGGGCCTGGCCGCCAACCAGGTCGGCGTGCTCAAGCGCCTCTTCACCTGGGAGGCCCCCGACCCCTCCGGCGAGGGCTTCGCCTCGGGCGCGGTCGTCAACCCCGACATCACCTTCGAGAGCGAGGAGATCCAGGAAGGGGAGGAGGGTTGCCTGTCCTTCCCCGGGCTGTTCTATCCGACCGCCCGGCCGCTGGAGGTGCACATCACCGCCCAGGACGTCTTCGGCGAGGACGTCGAGATGGAGGGCGTCGGGCTGCTGGCCCGCATCATCGCCCACGAGATCGACCACCTGAACGGCATCCTGTTCATCGAGCACCTCGAGAAGCACGACCGCAAGGACGCCATGCGACGCATCCGTCGCGGCGAGCTCGAGAACCCACCAGCCCCCGAGGGAGAGGTCCTCTGA
- the coaBC gene encoding bifunctional phosphopantothenoylcysteine decarboxylase/phosphopantothenate--cysteine ligase CoaBC, with the protein MDTALEGLRVLLGVSGGVAAYKAASLARGLKKAGAEVQVIMTGGATRFVQPDQFAALTGRPAHTDTFTDVHRIVHVEVARWADVAIIAPATTNVIAKFAAGIADDLVTSAFTCLTVPTVVAPAMHTEMWLHPATQAAVATLAARGTIIVGPGEGELAGGDVGPGRLVDEDVLLEAVARAAGRLDSPLSGRTVLVTAGGTREAIDPVRFLGNRSSGKMGHAIAAEAAALGAKVVLVTTSTLPVPPGVEAVPVESAMDMHEAVMARADVADVIVKAAAVADFRPAARAEQKIKKADGTPTIELVPNPDILAELGAREDLRAVLVGFAAETTDVETHGRDKLRRKGADLIVINDVSQADAGFAVDTNRAVILGADGMRRDVALTSKRELASILLGEAAARLPG; encoded by the coding sequence ATGGACACCGCGCTCGAGGGGTTGCGGGTCCTGCTCGGGGTGTCCGGCGGGGTCGCCGCCTACAAGGCCGCCTCGCTGGCCCGTGGCCTGAAGAAGGCCGGCGCCGAGGTCCAGGTCATCATGACCGGCGGCGCCACCCGGTTCGTGCAGCCCGACCAGTTCGCGGCGCTGACCGGGCGTCCTGCCCACACCGACACCTTCACCGACGTGCACCGCATCGTGCACGTGGAGGTGGCCCGGTGGGCCGACGTGGCGATCATCGCCCCGGCGACGACCAACGTGATCGCCAAGTTCGCCGCTGGCATCGCCGATGACCTGGTGACCTCGGCCTTCACCTGCCTGACCGTCCCGACGGTCGTCGCCCCGGCGATGCACACCGAGATGTGGCTGCACCCGGCGACACAGGCCGCCGTCGCCACGCTGGCGGCACGCGGCACGATCATCGTCGGCCCCGGCGAGGGCGAGCTGGCCGGCGGCGACGTCGGCCCCGGCCGCCTCGTCGACGAGGACGTGCTGCTGGAGGCCGTCGCCCGCGCGGCAGGTCGACTGGACAGCCCCCTGAGCGGGCGGACCGTGCTGGTCACCGCTGGCGGCACCCGCGAGGCGATCGACCCCGTCCGCTTCCTCGGCAACCGCTCCAGCGGGAAGATGGGCCACGCCATCGCCGCCGAGGCCGCTGCGCTGGGCGCCAAGGTGGTGCTGGTCACCACCTCGACCCTCCCCGTGCCACCCGGTGTGGAAGCCGTGCCCGTGGAGTCCGCCATGGACATGCACGAGGCCGTCATGGCCCGCGCCGACGTGGCCGACGTCATCGTCAAGGCCGCCGCGGTCGCCGACTTCCGCCCCGCCGCCCGAGCCGAGCAGAAGATCAAGAAGGCCGACGGCACCCCGACGATCGAGCTGGTGCCCAACCCCGACATCCTCGCCGAGCTGGGCGCCCGCGAGGACCTGCGGGCGGTGCTGGTCGGCTTCGCTGCCGAGACCACCGACGTGGAGACCCACGGCCGCGACAAGCTGCGCCGCAAGGGTGCGGACCTGATCGTCATCAACGACGTCAGCCAGGCCGACGCCGGGTTCGCCGTCGACACCAACCGTGCCGTCATCCTCGGTGCGGACGGGATGCGTCGGGATGTCGCGCTGACCAGCAAGCGCGAGCTGGCCTCGATCCTGCTCGGCGAGGCCGCCGCCCGCCTGCCCGGCTGA
- the gmk gene encoding guanylate kinase: protein MSEQDHTPGTLLVVSGPGGVGKGTVVAALRERHDEIEVSLSATTRRMRPGEEDGVHYRFVSPTEFRRMADDGEFLEWAEFNGHLYGTPWSSVTDRLAAGATLVLEIDVQGAKQVRQRQRDVGDIAATLVFLEPPSWDDLERRLRHRGSENEETIEQRLTIGREEMAQAEDFDHRVVNDRVDAAVKALERILALQR, encoded by the coding sequence TTGAGCGAGCAGGACCACACCCCCGGGACCCTGCTGGTCGTCAGCGGCCCCGGTGGGGTCGGCAAGGGCACGGTCGTCGCGGCGCTGCGCGAACGCCACGACGAGATCGAGGTCTCGCTGTCGGCGACCACCCGCCGGATGCGCCCGGGGGAGGAGGACGGCGTCCACTACCGCTTCGTCTCGCCGACGGAGTTCCGCCGCATGGCCGACGACGGCGAGTTCCTGGAGTGGGCCGAGTTCAACGGCCACCTCTACGGCACCCCGTGGTCCTCCGTCACCGACCGCCTCGCCGCCGGCGCCACGCTGGTCCTGGAGATCGACGTGCAGGGCGCCAAGCAGGTCCGCCAGCGCCAGCGCGACGTCGGCGACATCGCCGCGACCCTGGTGTTCCTCGAACCACCCAGCTGGGACGACCTCGAGCGGCGTCTGCGCCACCGGGGTTCGGAGAACGAGGAAACCATCGAGCAGCGCCTCACCATCGGTCGGGAGGAGATGGCGCAGGCCGAGGACTTCGACCACCGGGTGGTCAACGACCGGGTGGACGCGGCGGTCAAGGCGCTGGAACGTATACTGGCCCTTCAACGTTGA
- the pyrE gene encoding orotate phosphoribosyltransferase, whose translation MERHDLARAIFDAAHLTGEFVLRSGATSTEYFDKYLFEADPVLLREIAEHLAPSIPEGTEALAGLELGGVPIAVALSQVTGLPTLFVRKEAKSYGTAKLAEGGPVGERRITVVEDVVTSGGQVILSCGDLRERGADILGVLCVIDRQAGGPEKLAEHDLALSPLFTMDELKASQQG comes from the coding sequence ATGGAACGCCACGACCTCGCCCGCGCCATCTTCGACGCCGCCCACCTGACCGGAGAGTTCGTCCTCCGTTCGGGCGCCACCTCCACGGAGTACTTCGACAAGTACCTCTTCGAGGCCGACCCGGTGTTGCTGCGCGAGATCGCCGAGCACCTCGCCCCCTCCATCCCCGAGGGCACCGAGGCGCTGGCCGGCCTCGAGCTCGGAGGCGTGCCGATCGCGGTCGCCCTCAGCCAGGTCACCGGCCTGCCCACCCTCTTCGTCCGCAAGGAAGCCAAGTCCTACGGCACCGCCAAGCTGGCCGAGGGCGGGCCCGTCGGCGAGCGCCGCATCACCGTCGTCGAGGACGTCGTGACCTCCGGCGGCCAGGTCATCCTCTCCTGCGGTGACCTGCGCGAACGCGGCGCGGACATCCTCGGGGTGCTCTGCGTCATCGACCGGCAGGCCGGCGGCCCCGAGAAGCTGGCCGAACACGACCTGGCCCTGTCGCCGTTGTTCACGATGGACGAGCTCAAGGCATCCCAGCAGGGCTGA
- the mihF gene encoding integration host factor, actinobacterial type produces MAVPELSDDARRAALEKAAAARRVRAALKQQLRDGELTLEEVVRRGRDPRTEEDIVLSKTKVSAVLESIPRIGKKTARRTMELLDISESRRLRGLGDKQTERLLEAFDGKRPTF; encoded by the coding sequence ATGGCGGTACCCGAGCTGAGTGACGACGCGCGACGAGCTGCGCTGGAGAAGGCAGCGGCCGCGCGGCGGGTTCGCGCGGCCCTGAAGCAGCAGCTGCGCGATGGTGAGCTGACCCTCGAGGAGGTCGTCCGGCGTGGCCGCGACCCCCGGACCGAGGAGGACATCGTCCTGTCCAAGACCAAGGTCTCGGCGGTCCTGGAGTCCATCCCGCGGATCGGCAAGAAGACGGCCCGGCGGACCATGGAGCTGCTGGACATCTCCGAGTCCCGTCGCCTTCGTGGCCTCGGCGACAAGCAGACCGAGCGGCTGCTCGAGGCCTTCGACGGGAAGCGTCCGACGTTTTGA
- the fmt gene encoding methionyl-tRNA formyltransferase, with protein MAFFGTPQPAVPALRAFVEADDVEVVAVVTNPDRPAGRGYKLTPPPVKVTALDAGLEVWQPQKPRERLDDLKALDVDACAVVAYGSILPQDVLDVGGKGFVNLHFSLLPAWRGAAPVPASILAGDTTTGVTCFRLDAGMDTGDVLTRHEVRILPDETSGELTARLAEAGGPVLVDAIRGLVDGSLPLQPQDHDAATYASKINAEDARLDLTDSAEVLDRMIRGYNPMPGAHTTFDGTRLKIHRAVPMLDVDGTPGAVVGDVDGRPVIAVGRGGLRLDQVQPAGKPRMDGRDFANGYRPERLGS; from the coding sequence ATCGCGTTCTTCGGTACCCCCCAGCCGGCGGTGCCGGCCCTTCGTGCGTTCGTCGAGGCCGACGACGTCGAGGTCGTCGCCGTCGTCACCAACCCCGACCGTCCCGCGGGCCGTGGCTACAAGCTGACGCCACCCCCCGTGAAGGTCACGGCCCTCGACGCCGGCCTGGAGGTGTGGCAGCCGCAGAAGCCCCGCGAGCGGCTCGACGACCTGAAGGCCCTCGACGTCGACGCCTGCGCGGTCGTCGCCTACGGCTCGATCCTGCCGCAGGACGTCCTCGACGTCGGCGGCAAGGGGTTCGTCAACCTCCACTTCTCGCTGCTGCCGGCATGGCGCGGCGCCGCCCCCGTCCCCGCCAGCATCCTGGCCGGTGACACCACCACGGGCGTGACCTGCTTCCGGCTGGACGCCGGCATGGACACCGGCGACGTGCTGACCCGCCACGAGGTGCGGATCCTGCCCGACGAGACCAGCGGCGAGCTGACCGCCCGGCTGGCCGAGGCCGGCGGCCCCGTCCTCGTCGACGCCATCCGCGGGCTGGTCGACGGGTCCCTGCCGCTGCAGCCCCAGGACCACGACGCCGCCACCTACGCCTCCAAGATCAACGCCGAGGACGCCCGGCTGGACCTGACCGACAGCGCCGAGGTGCTGGATCGCATGATCCGTGGCTACAACCCGATGCCCGGCGCGCACACCACCTTCGACGGCACCCGCCTGAAGATCCATCGGGCCGTGCCGATGCTCGACGTCGACGGCACCCCCGGTGCGGTCGTCGGGGACGTCGACGGCAGGCCCGTCATCGCCGTTGGCCGGGGCGGGC